A window of the Myripristis murdjan chromosome 15, fMyrMur1.1, whole genome shotgun sequence genome harbors these coding sequences:
- the emx2 gene encoding homeobox protein EMX2: protein MFQPTPKRCFTIESLVAKDNPLPASRSEEPIRPAALSYANSGQMNPFLNGFHSGGRGVYSNPDLVFAEAVSHPPNSAVPVHPVAPPHALAAHPLSSSHSPHPLFASQQRDPSTFYPWLIHRYRYLGHRFQGNETSPESFLLHNALARKPKRIRTAFSPSQLLRLEHAFEKNHYVVGAERKQLAHSLSLTETQVKVWFQNRRTKFKRQKLEEEGSESQQKKKGTHHINRWRLATKQASPEEIDVTSDD, encoded by the exons ATGTTTCAACCTACACCCAAGAGGTGTTTTACGATAGAGTCTTTGGTGGCGAAGGATAATCCTCTACCGGCGTCCCGGTCCGAGGAGCCCATCCGGCCAGCGGCTCTCAGCTATGCAAACTCCGGCCAGATGAACCCCTTTCTGAACGGCTTTCACTCCGGCGGCAGGGGCGTCTACTCTAACCCGGACTTGGTGTTTGCCGAGGCGGTCTCTCATCCGCCCAACTCCGCCGTCCCGGTGCATCCGGTGGCCCCGCCGCACGCTCTGGCCGCTCACCCCCTTTCATCCTCACACAGTCCGCACCCTCTTTTTGCCAGCCAGCAAAGAGACCCTTCAACTTTCTACCCCTGGTTAATACACAGATATAGGTACTTGGGTCACAGATTTCAAG GTAATGAAACGAGTCCAGAGAGCTTCCTTTTGCACAATGCACTGGCCAGAAAGCCCAAAAGAATCCGGACAGCTTTTTCACCTTCGCAACTTCTGCGGCTCGAACACGCATTTGAGAAAAACCATTACGTGGTCGGAGCAGAAAGAAAACAGCTTGCCCACAGCCTTAGCCTCACAGAAACTCAG GTAAAAGTGTGGTTTCAGAACCGGAGGACCAAGTTCAAACGACAGAagttggaggaggagggctcGGAGTctcagcagaagaagaaggggaCGCATCACATAAACCGGTGGAGACTGGCGACGAAACAGGCGAGCCCAGAGGAAATTGATGTCACTTCAGACGATTAA